A genomic window from Salvia miltiorrhiza cultivar Shanhuang (shh) chromosome 5, IMPLAD_Smil_shh, whole genome shotgun sequence includes:
- the LOC131025565 gene encoding uncharacterized protein LOC131025565: MPAAKRSNYYPPETVLICRLYCEHTHDSVVGVDQKGAKFWGALSTQYNAEKPRGSISRDVMQIKSHFQRVAKDSKRFEAMHKKCHDQWKSGMSDGQILEQAEAMWLAEYRVPFRYSHAWKILRESKKFASLGEDVHSDVHSDKRSKGSDGLPTTTSSDASISTWPQGQKAAKRDKRKGKKKVEETSEDNQKALGPILSGSSYF; the protein is encoded by the exons atgccgGCGGCCAAACGTAGCAACTATTATCCGCCAGAAACGGTGCTAATTTGCCGTTTGTATTGCGAGCACACCCACGACTCTGTGGTGGGTGTCGACCAAAAAGGGGCGAAGTTTTGGGGCGCCCTCAGCACCCAATACAACGCTGAAAAGCCCCGAGGATCTATTTCACGCGACGTCATgcaaatcaaatctcactttcaacgGGTGGCGAAGGATTCGAAGAGGTTTGaggccatgcacaaaaaatgTCACGATCAATGGAAATCAGGCATGAGTGATGGTCAAATCCTGGAGCAAGCAGAGGCAATGTGGCTAGCCGAGTACCGTGTTCCGTTCCGGTATTCGCATGCATGGAAGATCTTGCGCGAGTCCAAGAAATTTGCAAGTCTCGGCGAGGATGTTCACTCCGATGTCCATTCGGACAAACGATCAAAGGGGTCCGACGGTCTTCCCACAACGACTTCTAGCGACGCGAGTATCTCCACCTGGCCCCAAGGGCAAAAGGCGGCCAAGAGAGACAAACGGAAAGGCAAGAAAAAGGTCGAAGAGACGTCGGAGGATAACCAaaaagctctcgg GCCAATTCTATCAGGCTCGAGCTATTTTTAG